The Phycodurus eques isolate BA_2022a chromosome 5, UOR_Pequ_1.1, whole genome shotgun sequence DNA segment GTGTCGAGACGAGAGCACCTTTTGATCTCCATTATCAAAAAGTACACTAAGATGCTCTCTGAACCCGGCAACATATTAACCTCAGAGGACTTGTATATGATTTATTGGGTGTGACCTATGTAAGTCCTGGTGCAAAAACAAGATTTAAGTTTATAAATGACCCATGTGTGTGATACTTCTGTAATAAACATAATTGTAATGAACAGGCAGAGAAATGgggatctttttttccccctgtagcCCGGCTTTACTTGATGTTACAGCACATACAAATATTACCAGGCTACAGTTGTTCATCTTAATGATAAGTAAAAGTGGACACAATAAATATGTATCATTACAGtaacggcttttttttttattaccagaCTACAGTTAGTTGTTCATcttaatgataaataaaagtggACACAATAAATATGTATCGTTACAGTAACGGCTTTCGAGAAAATAACACCATTACACTTTGTTCATGTCTAGTTTATATGGAGAAAAATCAATACAATTTTCTAAAAGGGCATTACCGTGTGCTAACGACATTCAAGTTTGTTGTTTATATGGGATTATTTCCCTTCAATAGCATCCCCAACCATATAAGGAGCGGAGTGAATTACCATTGACTTATGACTTATCTCACTTGTCAGTGCACTTGTGGTCATGTGTGTGGAGAAGGCCTTAGATTACTATTACAAGATCAGTTGGACAGGAAGTCCACCCCCAGAGAATGGAATGTCTCTatcagactttaaaaaaaaaagaaaaaaaaaacacaagctgaccaagtggacaaaaaaacagacacacaacccACACACAGTagactgaatatatatataaagcataCAAGGAGTGTATGGAAGAAGCCACAACAGTGCACAGTAACAGCGTACATGGTTATTTTAGACACCGATTCCCACATTTCAACACAGGCTGACCTTCAAGGCTaaatagtgtttctgcttataCATACAATGATGGGGTAagacagcaaaaataaaattacaccgATTAATGGTAAATATCTAAAAGTAACTTCTACTTTTTGGAACTTCATAGGTCTTAATGGAGGTCGTTTGCAACAGCGGGACACAGAAAGTACGAGGCAGTTTGTTCGGGGTAATGCACAGTGTTTTGTGATGTTTAGTTTGGGGTCGAAGTGTGGCATCAAGGGGCCCTATACGCCGTTCACAGAGTGAGCTCCTTCTGGACGGCCCACAGCGTCTCAGCGCTCTTCActagctgctgctgctcctctggCTTCAGactcatgttgatgacatctgACAAGCCCCTGTTGCCCAGGACGCAGGGGACGCTCAGGAAAACCTCCTCTTTCACTCCGTACATGCCCTGCCGTACAACGCGTGCAATAATAAGGTATGTGGCACAGTCTCATGGGAACACATAAAAGAGCCATATCCACATTTTTTGAATGCTGCAGTTAACAGGTTGAACAAAACAGCTCTTGTTGGTGGAGCTAGTTAAGATTGAATACAgcgttccctcgctatatcgcgcgCTTCACCGATTGTGgcttcagtgcattgcagattttgtttttcgtATTCATATCACGCATAATTTGCAGGATTTTGACTGTAtgctataatttttttgtggtaaaataaacacttccttGCCTAAACCATTAAaactgtaatatatatatatatatactgtatacacacacatatatagtatatcattaaaacattacacggaataaaatgtacatagtgtacagtactactggatggtaagtgtttataagagtatggtagtGGTTAATAGGCATGTGGAGAATATAAGTAAGAGTCTGGGGCGGTTCAtagagctttaaaatatgtatgaatAATAAGTTGTTCCTTCATGGATTTcacccgcgataaacgaggaaTTACCTAACGAAGTGTCCTTACCTTAATGAGTGTTGACACGGGGTGAACTTTGTGCATGTTCTTGGTGATGCTCGCCACCAGGTCAGCCACAGACATCCCGATAGCCCATGAAGTATAACCCTTCAGCCGGATCACCTCATATGCTCTacagaacacaaacacacaaatacatacgcgcacaaaaatacacacacacacacacacacacacacacacattaatcatgcacattttgaaatgccagcATTTTCACATTAAGCTTTGAATATGAGCAATATTGATAACACGATGATGATAAGGTATTATTTTCTCTAATCTCAATCAGGAAGCCTATTGTTCTGCTGTAAGAACACTATGCAAGTCAAAAATTCATGTTTACTGTTGGACATTGCATTGTAAATGTGTCCTAAGCCAACCAATTGCTGCAATCTGAATGATGACTTGTGGTTAGCTGAACAGCCGTTCCTAGAGGAACTAAAGTTTAAACGGAAGTTCAAAGGGgatagagtttttttttttttttttttgtattgctggTTCATACTATGGAATGACCGCCCGCTGCGCATTACACAAGCCAAATAAAACGATGAAAAAGTCGACCCAGGCATTCAGGCATAAggcaggaaaataaataaaatgactttaaTACATAATGGCCAGGTCAACATGTTTCGACCAATTGTTCTTCTTTAGGACGATAATAAAATGTAACAGGCATTTGTAAAACATGCCTTGAAACTCATTGTTATTCCTTGGCTTTAAACACAGCATGAGACTCTCTCGTGGCTCTgccctttatttttattggttaaaactTGATgacttttattctttttaaatgatggtATGTCCAGTTGTCTAATGTTCATGCACTTTGTTTtggctgtggttgtttttaaattgatctGTAAATAAAACTGAGTTGAGTTAAGTTGTGATGTATGGCTGGGAAATTATAAGTCACTGGTGGGCAAAATATAGCGCGAGGGCCACATACTCCCTGCTCCGTTCTTTAATACGGCCCACTGAGCATTTATACAAGAGTCCTGTACTATTTGCTAGACTAAATTAGCCTTTTTCCCTTAAAATgggttcattaaaatgtatatgaCTTTTCTTATCTCATTAAATTATTGCTTCATTAATTTACTGtgaataataaataagaaatcttggtaaaaataaaataaatatttttagtatttatgtcttaaaagtatGTATtgaataattattgttattaaattaatcataaatacaacaaaaaaataaagttatggATGTCTTTATCGTTACAATAtgacattttacaaatattattattattattactttgacCTCATCTGTCCGTTTTGAAAACCAAATGTGGCCCTTGCGTGCAAAGGTTTGCCCAACCCTATATCGCGGTATATCCATCTGCCCGTTGACTTAGCGCCATGTTCAAATTCCTAACTCGGGTTGGTCAGCTACACTGAATTCAATTGTGGACTTTGTTCAAATTCAACTTCCTTACTGTGGCACAGGGCAACAGAAGGCCGTACAAGTGTACACGATCAGTTGCTTTGCACACTTGGACCAATTGTACTCACCCATCAACCACCATCTTGTGCACCCCCTTCCAGTCTTCGCCATCTCCTTCAGCCCCCATCTTAGGGTTGAAGCCCTGAAGACTGACGCCGGCCACGTTCACGCCGCTCCACACGGGCACTAAGAAAAGCCGAATACAGAAGCTCAGATAAAGCTGAATTCAATTACGGGCCAATAATGCCATGCTAAATTTAAGCTGCGCCCGGGTACCAGCTCCTGTTTTATTTATAGCGAAGCGCCGCATACCACTGGAGTCTCCGTGCTCTCCGATGATCCATCCGTGGCAGCTCGAAGGGTGGAGGCTCAATTTCTCTCCCATGAGGTGGCGGAACCGGGCCGTGTCCAGGTTGGTGCCGGAGCCGATGACACGGTGACGCGGGAAGCCGCTCAGCTTCCAAGCAACGTAGGTCAAAATGTCCACTGAGAGGAAAGATGGACAATACGATGAGTAAATTATTTATTGACacaaaaaagtgaaagaaaacatgCTGGGAGAGTTTGTGGGAATGTTTGTGACAATCTTCAAGTACTTCTTCAAATtcctccacaccaaactcatccacgcatgactttatggaccttgctttggcCACTACGTAGCTCTACCCGACTTGTTTCGCATCAGAAGACGCTCCAGCAACAGTTGAGGCTAATAAATACTGCATTTAAGGCTCCTGCTTACTGCGACcccgtatagaaaatggatggatggatatactgtaactgATATTTAATAGAGAGGAGAATCAATACAAAACAAGAAACTGGACCGctacagcaaagtggagactatgGAGTCTGATAATGCAGTGTCCAGAGCTAAGGCACAACAAAAGGataacctaaaaaaaacagcagtccTTCCTTACCCGGGTTAGAGACAACCATCAGGATGCAGTTGGGGCTGTACTTGACGATGTTGGGGATGATGAACTTGAAGATGTTGACGTTGCGCTGCACCAGATTCAGGCGACTCTCTCCTTCCTGCTGACGGGCGCCGGCGGTCACCACCACAACCCTGGAGCCGGCGGTCACGCTGTAGTCTGGAGAATTCAGACACGTGTGCTTCCATATAGATAgctagttgttgttgttgtcgtcaaaTTGGTTTGATGTCCTCGTCTCACCTTTGTCTGCCACAATCTTGTGTGTCTTCAGGAAGAAGGAGCCATGTTGCAGGTCCAGTGCTTCGCCCTTCAGTTTGTCCTCCATCACGTCCACTAGGGCCAGCTCGTCGCACAGATCCTGATCAGCAATTACGGTACGCACGCATTCAAGGTCCAGATTTTACAGAGCGTAAGAACATAAATTGAGTCTGTAGACGCatataccttttgtgacatttttgtttggtgtgccATGGCACttttcttatgtaaaatatgCACCTTAGCTCAATAAAGACTTCAATGCTGTGGTGTGTATTCTATCCATTATCTCAATTAGAAAGGCCCCACTTAAAATTCCGAAATAGGGATTGGAAAGCCAGAGTGCCACATCATTTCTTTCCATGCTGCCCAGCTTTCGATTTTTACAGAGGCCCGCTTTTACAGTGCCTCCATTATTTCGCCACTGGCACAGAGTGAGAGGCCAATCCAGACTGTGTAGCCATAGACTATACGTATCACTTGGATGGCTAGACACCAGGCAATTGGGGAAGGTTTAGATTACGACCCCTTCGATTGCATTCGAGGGAAACGTGGCTAAATGTGTTCTCTAATAAAGGAAAGGCAGTGTTTTTATACATGAATACAAATGTACACAACTTATTTGTATACCATTATTATACCATgccatgtttatttttgttttggttgtacTGCTGCATTGTAGGACACtaagaggtgtttctaatattatgGTCATCTTACTGAACTACATAATATATTACAGTtcaacaccactgcaaaccacaacaacaatagCATGATTAGCCCCACAATCAGACGCTCACTTCAAACATCCCTGACTGACTGCGTGTGTCTTTTGTCTCTTACCTTGAGCAGGACACTCATGGCGGTGGCCATGCCCACCATGCCCACGCCCACCACCGTCACCTTGTTCCTGCTACTCCCAGGCTCCTCCTTCAGCACTTGGCTGATCAGTTTGTCTTTGGTGGCCATCTGCGGAAAGAAAAGTGCGAACGGATCAGAGCCGTGACAGCCAAATGGATATAATCCATGCGCAAACGGCGCTAGTGgatagcacatgtgcctcacacttctgaggttcgGGTTCTAATTCGAGTTgcggcctttctgtgtggagattgtatgttctccccgtgcttgtgcgggttttctccaggtgctccggcttcctcccacattctgaaGGCGTGCATGTTAGGGTCCTTGAAAACTCtaaataggtgtgaatgttaccatgactggttgttttgtttttatgaaaatcATGTGTACGTGCACCACCGCCAATCCCCCGGCTGACGTGTCTCTCACGCACCCACACAATACTATTCATGGTTTGTGGAGCGTTCACGACTTGCAGGCCTTCACATGCCAATGTGATGTGGACATTAGTGCTCATATGCGAGGTTCACACACAATAGCAGGATATAccgtgggtgggggtgggggggtgttaGACCCTTCTTTGACTGAAAGGTGAGCTGGATTTAAACAAGGGATCTTTTGTCCACTTTCAGCACAGGAATACTATGTGTGTACACAGCCACTGAGAGGTCCTTCTTTTGTAGTCGAACTATGCTGTGCAATCAATCCTACTTGCCTTGGAGGCGTGTCTGAATGGGTATTACATGAAATAGCAATTTCATGAGAGAAACACGTGTACAAGAAGGAACCCGTTACACAAGCCAGGGCTGTGTGTTATCGCATAGCCTCTGTCGGTCGTTTGGCATTTTTCCTATCACGGGTCAACAGGcggtcagagagagagagagtcaagaagcacaaataaaacacaaagcaGTCACTAACAGGACAGACAAAACTTTCCTCTCTGCTTTCACTGAACGCAACAGGAAAAGctgctctctctttttctttctttgtttttttttaaccaactgCAGTGCCTCTCATTCATATGTATAACAAAGTGTGTACTTCTCGAACGGGGAAAATAAGTATTGGTGGAATTGAACTGGTTTACCTAAAAATATACCACAATGCTtagattgttatttttttttaatattttttatatacacgAGATATTTAACAATATTATTACGGTTGTGCCTTGTGTAAAACTGCCCTGCATCAGCCAATAATAGCTGTTTCTACTCGTGTGTGTAAACTTAAAGCAACCAAAACCGTAATAAGCATTTAAATGCAAGCACATTCGCGTAATCTAGCGTTAGAATTCCCGATATCTTCTCTGACATCTTTATGTTCGTTAGGTGTCGGTCAAATAGGAACGTCGGGATGGAGACCACAGCCAGGGGGAGTACTAAGACGAAGGACTAAGGTCGCTCCTCCATTGCACACTCGTGTAATACTGCGACGACACGACACGCAAACACACTTTAGCTCTGTCTGGAAACTCCTTTAAGACCCTAAAAGCAAAAAGCAATATTGCTTTTAGGGTCTTAAAGGAGGGTCTTTTAGGGTCTTTTAAGACccgcgatatatatatatatatatataggcaacAAGTGGGAAACGTAACTAGTGTATATCGATGGTTAAAGCGTGAAATCTAAAACCTGATTGGCTGAATTCACTTTGTGATTTGAGCAGAGTGAATATGGAGGTTAGTTAATGTTAACACATAAAGGTCggaatattgaaaaaaaaatagcaacaaaaaaagctaTGTATTATGTTGGCCTATATTGGTCATATCGAACATTTTCTTTacgtttggaaaaaaaagaaaaagaaattaaaaagaaacattagATTGGACGTTTTGCCTTTTGGCAATTGACATGATGGAACGCCTCATGCCCCTTCCTGGTCAAGTCAACATTATATATGACGATAAATGCAAGCGGAAATTATCTCCacccccattaaaaaaaaaaaaaaaaaaaagcagcagaagCGTTTTTAATTCATCCTACCGTTGAAGCTTTTGGGTGAAAAGGGTGTAATGCTTCTCGTTGCGTTGGTTGCTGCCGCAGTTCTCCCGCAGAAGAGGTGTcgctggggtggggggggctcgGCTCGCTATTTAAACACACCCTCCTCCTCGCTGGCCCCGCCCCTCAAGGATCACACAGGGGCGTGGCCATCGCCACCGGTGTGCGTGCTCGCGGTCACGTCCGAGGCAGGATGCGGAAGAACAGAGCCTCGCCACATaatatgtcatgttttgttcctggcctttttaaaaattagatttattttatttattatcatttttaattatttattcagACCACACCCTGTGCTATCTGTGAAGAAAGAACCATAATGAATGAAAGACGTGGGAAAACTTGAAACGTCGGCTATTTACTGACGGACATGTGCAATTACTGTATGCTATTTAGCAACGCTTCTTTCGTCATCTTAATAAAGATGAAGCTTGCCTCATCGGTGAACGTTATATCGGTAAATCTATGCATTTCCCTATGTTTTGCACGGCTACAATTTGTATTCTTTGATCACCTAGGGAATGAATAaactgtctatctatctatctatcgtaTAATTTGGTGTTATGTATGTAAAGAACAACCGCGacgatggaaaaaaaagaagaaataagaaATGATAGTACTCAATTTGGATTGACAGAGCCTGAAGTTATGTTAATGATGGTGTGGCTTGAATCGCAGTCCATCACCTTGAGGTGTCAACTGAATTGTTTACTATATTTaactcactttaaaaaaaaaaaaaacctatgttCAACACAATTCCCAATGCAATATATAAGATGAAATAAAACTTgagggaaaaataaatgttttattgtatttccgATGTGGAGTCTGCACTACTTGACTTCTGGTTTATTACccaaagttaaaataaataaaacctaaaGGCATTCCTACAAGtgtataatgtaaataaataacattaattaatcaaataaaatgtaattaccgGTACTCttcaaaggcagaatttttatttattcttttgcgGTTTATCGCTATCATTTGCTTTATCAGCGGGGCTATTGCGCCCCCAACTGTCATCTTTTAGTAACGACAACAAAAAAGCTACCTGACATAACGCACGTTTTACAAAACAGTATTTTCATCACCTTATCCAACTGACGTCTGACGTAACAGTATAGTTTATTGCAACACCGCCTTtcatttctttcattcatttgctCCCTATGACGTGACCGGGTGTGTAATTGAGTAATGATTTAGTAATTTAGTAAGTAATATGTAATTGTTCTTAGACTAGTTCTGTAGCTGGATTACTTCATTGCTGTCAATCATGGGTCTGAACTTTTCAAATGTGACCAGCATGAAAACAATGATGTCACCAAGGAAACCCATgaacatttatttcatatctttttatttacagcttaaggtccatgtactagtacactctttgtcttcacttgtaagacaattcagcacactattAGAACGACTGTCTtaatagaaatgtttttttgcctcCCACTACTATTGTCACCTTTGGCCTACTAGCATGTAATTAAACCTGACCTGACTACTAAAGCCCTGATGTCacctcaacaattcagcacattgttatgtctttgtatatgttttcagcagttaacctcaaaacatatttaatgtatttagaaacaaaacacagatatttgcttagagcagtgattctcaaccagtgtgccgtgaacactcttcaggtgtgccgtggaaaattgtaaaattttacataattgctcgaaaaatgatttatttacaagaaatgatgtatctttgttcatctatttatgccagtgaggcatagtgacagacggaacaaataaatgctcttctattagatgggagggagtacatacagtaattaatgtatccactttttgtgacatttttgtttgttggtgtgccgtgagatttatcaattgtaaaatatgtgccttggctccataaaggttggaaatcactggctTAGAGTCTCTTTAATATTGCATTAGCAATtgacacatttttgggaaattatAGTCAAGGAGTTTGGGCGAATGTTCAATGTAGAtgcatgttgttttaaaaaaaaaaaaaaagtttatttcatcaaattaaTTTAAGAAATGTGTACTCAGAGTTACGGCCGGAACGAGTCATCGTTCATTGATTTCCATGACAAAATGCGGAAGCAGGCGATAGTTTGGCAAGGCGGGCCGGATGATTTATTTAACGTCAAATGAGCAGAATTTTATCACAGTGTACGATTATTATGCTTATAGTAGTTGGCTGGTGGGTTTGTATGGCAAATCCTTTCAGTATTTATCCAATGGTGTCCAGGTTAACACTTatatactgttcattttccatgcacacataTGTTCTAGATCATTTTGACCCAGGCCCTCGTCTACTGTATATCACGTTAtgaattgaaaatggaaagtgtttttaaatttttttgtattaaatatttttttttttttacgttacaccagtgtttcccaacctttactgtCCAGAGCAtcgattttacttttttttttttttttatcttctgcctttcactatacattgctggcTTTGAAAGCATCTTCTACttacactgacagcagtgctactgttGCAAGAGCATCTGGCGCTTGCTGTTGTCGGTGAAAGGACCGATAGCATTCAGATGGCCTAGATTTCAAAAACAAGTTCTCTTCATGTATATTttcctcaagaaaatgaaactggcactcATTTCCAAAAATATACATCCTTTTGGAGccattggtaaataactaattgcacTGCCCCTTTTTCGTCGCCAAAATCAATACTCtgccatgtcttggtgtgatgtCAATTACGGTGCTGAAGATCAAATTTGGGGCAAACCtggtgtggacaaaggaataTACTATAGAGTGGTATTATCTTCTCGTATTTCATACATTGTAGCTGTCAGGCGGAATCAACCCACCtctaaaataacacaaaaaaacatgccatcttgcttgagtgCCCAAACAACACTTTGttgaagttggtattatacctgaGTGCTATCATATACCGTTACACACTCACTtcaacacaacagcaccccaaTATTATGTTTAATCtctaatttccatccatcaattttctgtaccgagTATCCTCGCTGGGTtagcggccgtgctggagcctatcccagctatcttcgggcgagaggcggggtacaccctgaaatggtcgccagccaatcgcagggcacatatagacaaaaaaacattcgcaaCTCCACATAGGTAGGGCCagttttgaaccccggtcctcagaactgtgaggcagatgggctaaccagtcgtccaccgtgccgccttactCGCTAATttgatatgcaaaaaaaaaatcaccaatttATTACGGTGTCGGCGCCAGCTGTGCCCGTAAAAGTCAGCCTCGGGCACCACCACCATACTAAAAGCAAATGCCTGTGTcacatcatcttcccaaactctttttcaaaggtcttacaGCCGTCAGTGATTTAATAAATAAACGATGAGCTGAAAAAAATCAGTGTACAGTGGCGCAAATGAATCACCTCTTGTGGTGACTTCCTTCTGCAACGAAGCCTTACAGCGatcaattttaacaaaacaaacctcTGCTCAACTGTATCTAACgtcactattttcacttgttgACATGGGACACAAACTCAGGTTTGATCACACTGTAGCGGGTCACCTTTGATGAGGGTGTTCAAGTAGGCTTTCCCCTCACATAGTTTAGAATAGTTCTTATCTAGCGCTTCACTgaaaacaagttaaaatgtgtaattttaataatattaaattttattacaacaaacaaaattcatcctcactagggtcgtgggtatactggagcctatcccagctaactgcaggcagGAGAAGGGGTACACGccgaactggtagccagccaatcgcaggtcacatctaaataaacaaccattcacatttacggacaattttgagtctttaatcaacccaCCGTGCATGTTTGtgaaatgtgtgaggaaaccggagtgcccggagaaaacccacgcaggtacggggagaacatgcaaactccacacaggcggggccgggggttgaacccgggtcctcagaactgtggggctgacgctctaaccagtcgtccaccgtgccgccacattttTCAATAAggtaaattaatacaaaaaatacatctgGATGAACCAATTTAGAGtaaaaaaattggcaaaatgAGTGCATAGAATATTACATGGactcttgatcatgtaaatgcttAGTGAGCACTGGACACACTAGTCTAATGTatataaatttgaaaaacacacaaaggcgGAATCATGTGAATCAATTCTTCATCTACAGTATACAATACTCTACCTGCCATATCATTAGTTTAATAGGATAATtgccaaagtcatttttaacttactgaagcaatattgaaaaaaaaaacaaaaaaaactgcttgctaaaaatgatgtatttatttatgtatcagTCATACAGGTCATGGGAATCCGCAAAGGTTCAATCGAAGCAACTGCACACTTctaatttgttgattttttttgtgtgtgttattttttattttatgataacATTCAAGAATGACTTATGCAATTAAGGCTAACGATATTTTCTATTatattatcttaaaaaaaacccaGACACATTTGTCAAAA contains these protein-coding regions:
- the ldha gene encoding L-lactate dehydrogenase A chain, producing the protein MATKDKLISQVLKEEPGSSRNKVTVVGVGMVGMATAMSVLLKDLCDELALVDVMEDKLKGEALDLQHGSFFLKTHKIVADKDYSVTAGSRVVVVTAGARQQEGESRLNLVQRNVNIFKFIIPNIVKYSPNCILMVVSNPVDILTYVAWKLSGFPRHRVIGSGTNLDTARFRHLMGEKLSLHPSSCHGWIIGEHGDSSVPVWSGVNVAGVSLQGFNPKMGAEGDGEDWKGVHKMVVDGAYEVIRLKGYTSWAIGMSVADLVASITKNMHKVHPVSTLIKGMYGVKEEVFLSVPCVLGNRGLSDVINMSLKPEEQQQLVKSAETLWAVQKELTL